One genomic segment of Helicobacter enhydrae includes these proteins:
- a CDS encoding bifunctional UDP-2,4-diacetamido-2,4,6-trideoxy-beta-L-altropyranose hydrolase/GNAT family N-acetyltransferase produces MKIDIFYDYGESIGLGHWMRCQNLAQKIQSLFGFIDFQIHFHRIDSCEHFDESSDLIIIDSYIADLSCYARLQEKAILLICLDDLGGKVYPPTSLILAPTLGYPYKNKHSGKDYLIINEAFLQPKQTSTKPNHILISLGGSNQNQLIDEILESLQEKDFVFHIVSPYYSNPKHHIYKHLEPSKLSTLIDECEYVICAGGGHLGEILSRGKKIIAIRISSNQTNPINYCLNRSWIKAILDPQQSLKTQLLAHLESLQHHRPTRCRFGSKLDGFLIATIHSIIAQKISLHFKAKPFSLLSPSQRQIILSLRNQEGVRAMSLNHQIITAKQHQAFLRQLGSQDLFFAFLDTHTIIGVGSLKINRQDSCILGLYKNLDIKTKVGEEILKSLLLCATKILNIKHIDLEVLSINTKAIRLYQKYGFVVIHKERDQLKMRFEIKRGEELIF; encoded by the coding sequence GTGAAAATTGATATTTTCTATGACTATGGAGAATCAATAGGCTTAGGGCATTGGATGCGTTGTCAAAATTTGGCACAAAAGATCCAATCCTTGTTTGGTTTCATAGATTTTCAAATCCATTTTCATCGCATAGATTCTTGTGAGCATTTTGACGAATCATCAGATCTCATCATTATTGATAGCTATATCGCTGATTTGTCTTGCTATGCACGACTGCAGGAGAAGGCTATATTGCTGATTTGTCTTGATGATTTGGGAGGCAAAGTCTATCCACCCACATCACTCATCCTTGCTCCAACGCTAGGCTATCCCTACAAAAATAAACATAGTGGCAAAGACTATCTAATCATCAATGAAGCCTTTTTGCAACCCAAACAAACAAGCACAAAGCCCAACCATATCCTCATCAGTCTTGGCGGAAGCAATCAAAACCAACTCATTGATGAGATTTTAGAGAGCTTGCAAGAAAAAGATTTTGTGTTTCATATCGTTAGCCCGTATTATTCCAATCCCAAACACCACATCTATAAGCATCTTGAGCCCTCCAAACTCTCTACTCTGATTGATGAGTGTGAATATGTGATTTGTGCTGGTGGGGGACATCTTGGCGAGATTCTAAGCAGAGGCAAAAAAATCATTGCCATACGCATTAGCTCCAACCAAACCAATCCGATCAACTATTGCCTCAATCGCTCTTGGATCAAAGCGATCCTAGACCCCCAACAATCTCTCAAAACACAGCTTCTTGCTCACCTTGAATCACTCCAACACCACAGACCGACACGATGTCGATTTGGAAGCAAACTCGATGGGTTCCTTATCGCCACCATCCACTCTATCATCGCACAAAAAATAAGCCTCCATTTCAAAGCCAAACCATTCTCCCTACTCTCCCCAAGCCAACGCCAAATCATCCTCTCGCTACGCAATCAAGAAGGAGTGAGAGCTATGAGCCTAAACCACCAAATAATCACAGCCAAACAACATCAAGCTTTTTTGCGACAGCTTGGAAGTCAGGATTTGTTTTTTGCTTTTTTGGACACTCATACAATCATAGGGGTGGGAAGCCTAAAAATCAACCGACAAGATTCCTGTATTTTGGGGCTTTACAAAAATCTTGATATCAAAACAAAAGTTGGAGAGGAAATACTCAAAAGCCTTTTATTGTGTGCAACAAAAATCCTCAACATCAAGCACATCGATCTAGAAGTGTTGTCTATCAATACAAAAGCAATTCGGCTTTATCAAAAATATGGCTTTGTAGTCATCCACAAAGAAAGGGATCAATTAAAAATGAGGTTTGAAATCAAAAGAGGGGAAGAGCTTATTTTCTAA
- the rplS gene encoding 50S ribosomal protein L19, whose protein sequence is MKNRYIASFEQAQLEGKQVPSFKAGDTLRLGIKIQEGDKSRVQNYEGVCIAIRGNGVDRTFTVRKMGANNVGVEKVFPLYSDALEKIEVLRIGRVRRAKLYYLRDRRGKSARIKELRK, encoded by the coding sequence ATGAAAAATAGATATATTGCAAGTTTTGAGCAAGCTCAACTTGAAGGTAAGCAAGTTCCATCTTTTAAGGCTGGAGATACTTTGAGATTGGGGATCAAGATCCAAGAGGGGGATAAGAGTAGGGTGCAAAACTACGAGGGCGTGTGTATCGCTATCCGCGGTAATGGAGTAGATCGCACTTTTACTGTTAGAAAAATGGGTGCCAACAATGTCGGAGTTGAGAAAGTATTTCCTCTTTATAGCGATGCCCTTGAGAAAATCGAAGTCCTAAGAATCGGACGCGTGAGAAGAGCAAAGCTCTATTATCTAAGAGATCGCAGAGGTAAGTCTGCAAGAATCAAAGAGCTTAGAAAATAA
- the trmD gene encoding tRNA (guanosine(37)-N1)-methyltransferase TrmD has product MTFTFVTLFPELIEGYFGQSILARAVKNALIDVQILCLRDFAQNAYGKVDEPQIGGGAGQVICADVLDRALATLPKDAYIIFLTPCAPAFKQEDSVRFARDCRHIVFVCGRYEGFDERSLEVWADEVFCIGDFILTGGELPALCMCDSISRQIQGVLGNQESLCGESFENHLLEAPIFAKTIKKMQKFEEISPPLEYSKGNHSRIKVLKNQLSISKTKFHRIDLYQKWKAKDIK; this is encoded by the coding sequence ATGACTTTTACTTTTGTGACACTTTTTCCGGAATTGATTGAGGGCTATTTTGGGCAATCGATTCTTGCAAGAGCGGTTAAAAATGCATTGATTGATGTTCAGATCCTTTGTTTGAGAGATTTTGCACAAAATGCTTATGGCAAAGTCGATGAGCCTCAGATCGGTGGAGGAGCTGGGCAGGTCATTTGTGCAGATGTGCTAGATCGGGCTTTGGCAACTCTTCCAAAAGATGCTTATATTATTTTTCTCACACCTTGTGCCCCTGCTTTTAAACAAGAGGACAGCGTGCGGTTTGCGAGGGATTGTCGGCATATTGTTTTTGTGTGTGGGCGTTATGAGGGATTTGATGAACGCAGTTTGGAGGTTTGGGCCGATGAGGTGTTTTGTATAGGGGATTTTATTTTGACGGGCGGAGAATTGCCTGCTTTGTGTATGTGCGATAGTATCTCTCGACAGATTCAAGGTGTGCTTGGCAATCAAGAATCATTGTGCGGTGAGAGCTTTGAAAATCATTTGCTAGAAGCTCCTATTTTTGCAAAAACAATCAAAAAAATGCAGAAGTTTGAAGAAATTTCACCACCTTTAGAATATTCAAAGGGAAATCATAGTAGAATAAAAGTTTTAAAAAATCAACTTTCCATATCTAAGACTAAATTTCATCGCATAGATTTGTATCAGAAATGGAAGGCTAAGGACATAAAATGA
- the rimM gene encoding ribosome maturation factor RimM (Essential for efficient processing of 16S rRNA), producing the protein MPYQYPKSMIQVAKIGKTTGVFGGVKLHLLTDFPEIFQSQIVFYAKSPTIKQEALSLKLKSYHQQVAIFEGYESVESAKKLTNFALFVSLEDTRKYCQLGDDEAFYFDVIGCEIVENEEILGYVKEVERIANTDYLMIDASRADHSVEAKMPKHFMIPYIDRYIVGLDLKQKKILTKDAKDIWKSS; encoded by the coding sequence TTGCCGTATCAGTATCCAAAGTCTATGATACAAGTTGCAAAAATTGGCAAAACCACGGGGGTGTTTGGTGGAGTTAAGCTCCATCTACTCACAGATTTTCCAGAAATCTTTCAATCCCAAATTGTTTTTTATGCCAAATCCCCAACAATCAAACAAGAAGCATTGTCATTGAAACTCAAAAGCTATCATCAGCAAGTGGCTATTTTTGAGGGTTATGAAAGTGTGGAGAGTGCCAAAAAGCTTACAAATTTTGCATTGTTTGTGAGTTTGGAAGATACACGCAAATATTGCCAACTTGGTGATGATGAGGCATTTTATTTTGATGTGATTGGTTGTGAGATTGTTGAAAATGAAGAGATTTTGGGATATGTCAAAGAAGTGGAGAGGATTGCCAATACTGATTATTTGATGATTGATGCTTCAAGGGCGGATCACTCTGTGGAGGCAAAAATGCCCAAACATTTTATGATCCCATATATCGATCGCTACATTGTTGGATTGGATTTGAAGCAAAAAAAGATTTTGACAAAAGACGCCAAAGATATTTGGAAATCTAGCTAA
- a CDS encoding KH domain-containing protein: protein MVERFIEEYAKKIALYPEKIRAESRRDGENVEIILYASQEDMGKFIGKNGKMIHSLKTVLSGCKVKNGLSCRISIQSL from the coding sequence ATGGTAGAGCGTTTTATTGAGGAATATGCCAAAAAAATTGCCCTCTATCCGGAGAAAATCAGAGCAGAGAGTCGTCGAGATGGCGAAAATGTAGAAATCATTTTGTATGCGTCTCAAGAGGATATGGGGAAATTCATCGGCAAAAATGGCAAGATGATCCATTCTCTCAAAACCGTTTTGTCGGGTTGCAAAGTTAAAAATGGGTTGAGTTGCCGTATCAGTATCCAAAGTCTATGA
- the rpsP gene encoding 30S ribosomal protein S16, with protein MATVIRLTRMGRKKKPFYRIVVTDSRKRRDGGWIESIGVYNPLAQPVYVKVNEERLAYWKGVGAKMSERVEKLTAK; from the coding sequence ATGGCAACAGTGATTAGATTGACTAGAATGGGAAGAAAGAAAAAGCCTTTTTATAGAATCGTTGTAACAGATAGCCGCAAAAGACGCGATGGAGGCTGGATTGAATCTATAGGGGTTTATAATCCATTGGCACAACCTGTTTATGTCAAAGTCAATGAAGAAAGATTGGCTTATTGGAAAGGTGTGGGTGCAAAAATGAGTGAGAGAGTTGAAAAACTCACAGCAAAGTAA